The following are encoded together in the Roseobacter denitrificans OCh 114 genome:
- a CDS encoding MotA/TolQ/ExbB proton channel family protein, which produces MTDAVSAIRQSVWGIFDLGGPVVMLLLCLSIVALAVTLYKVWQHRVARVGRHDHIRSALRQRDANNPAAALTEVRASTSHLAPLIEAALKAPGDAIVNDRLVKEAAANLSRLEGGYRILDSIAQISPLLGLFGTVLGMIDAFRALQEAGAAVDPSLLAGGIWVALLTTAVGLAVAIPTSLVLTWLEGRTSRERDFAELALARARAPMDLRNTQPAASLADPAHA; this is translated from the coding sequence ATGACGGATGCTGTTTCCGCCATCCGGCAGTCCGTTTGGGGCATCTTCGACCTCGGTGGTCCTGTCGTCATGCTCTTGCTGTGTCTGTCGATCGTGGCGCTGGCCGTGACGCTGTACAAGGTCTGGCAACATCGCGTGGCACGCGTCGGGCGGCATGATCACATCAGGTCTGCGCTGCGGCAAAGGGATGCAAACAACCCCGCCGCCGCCCTGACAGAGGTACGCGCGAGCACATCGCATCTCGCACCGTTGATTGAGGCGGCGTTGAAAGCCCCCGGGGACGCCATCGTGAACGACCGTCTTGTCAAGGAAGCGGCGGCCAATCTGTCCAGATTGGAGGGGGGCTATCGCATTCTGGACAGCATCGCGCAGATATCCCCTTTGCTCGGGCTTTTCGGCACGGTTCTGGGGATGATCGACGCCTTCAGAGCGTTGCAGGAAGCAGGGGCGGCGGTCGATCCGTCGCTGCTTGCCGGTGGGATCTGGGTGGCCTTGTTGACGACCGCAGTGGGTCTGGCGGTTGCGATACCGACCTCGCTTGTGCTGACCTGGCTGGAGGGGCGCACAAGCCGCGAGCGTGACTTTGCCGAACTTGCTCTCGCCCGGGCCAGAGCACCGATGGACCTGCGCAATACGCAGCCGGCCGCTTCACTGGCAGACCCTGCCCATGCCTAG
- a CDS encoding biopolymer transporter ExbD, whose product MPRRGFQRRALSLTPLVDVIFLLLLFFMLTSTFSKFGEIDITAAAGGSGESARGAKFLQITEDELRLSGVAVDIDALADSLSDERVFVSLHTDIKAQRMIDVLVVLRSIPNISMTVLR is encoded by the coding sequence ATGCCTAGGCGCGGCTTTCAGCGGCGCGCGCTTTCGCTGACACCGCTGGTGGATGTCATCTTTTTGTTGCTGCTGTTTTTCATGCTGACATCGACCTTTTCCAAATTCGGCGAAATCGATATCACAGCCGCCGCCGGTGGCTCGGGTGAAAGTGCGCGCGGCGCCAAGTTCCTTCAGATCACCGAAGATGAACTGCGTTTGTCCGGCGTAGCCGTGGACATCGACGCCCTCGCGGATTCATTGAGCGACGAACGTGTCTTTGTCTCGCTGCACACGGACATAAAAGCGCAGCGCATGATTGATGTGCTGGTCGTGCTTCGGTCCATCCCGAACATCTCCATGACGGTCTTGCGATGA
- a CDS encoding ExbD/TolR family protein, whose translation MTRPATRRRLEPTIALINVVFLMLVFFLVAGAVAPPLDPDLTLATAADLEGRAPPDAMVLSADGNLTFRGQPTDAAAYFSTLEEPVARIVPDRDAPASALLDAALALQTAGAERIIVVAARGLE comes from the coding sequence ATGACGCGCCCCGCAACCCGGCGGCGTCTGGAACCCACCATCGCCTTGATCAATGTGGTGTTCCTGATGTTGGTCTTCTTTCTGGTGGCAGGTGCCGTGGCGCCCCCGCTTGACCCTGACCTGACGCTCGCGACGGCAGCCGATCTGGAAGGGCGCGCGCCACCCGATGCGATGGTATTGTCAGCGGACGGGAACCTGACATTCCGAGGACAACCCACCGATGCGGCGGCGTATTTCAGCACGCTGGAAGAGCCGGTCGCCCGCATCGTGCCGGATCGTGACGCGCCAGCCTCTGCGCTGCTGGACGCCGCCCTTGCCCTGCAAACAGCGGGCGCGGAACGGATCATCGTTGTGGCCGCGCGGGGGCTGGAATGA
- a CDS encoding TonB family protein gives MIFQSRIPTSGSVALLALGVSLGAHFTGVLYGKAPERVEIAGGAGALALQGSSFQDFAAGVSTPVSAEPVKTPQPPTTQPVQPPIAPEPTITATMPPAAVTAPVASTVAVTGPLATTAPSVAQAEPNVASAPVTPQGALLSEPVTAEAFTSPVAKETDSPTLSMRPKTRPPEIMERAKAEQTARAQATPQPRGNAQADTRRGAATGVRTGTSTTQGSAIAQTAGNADVSNYPGRVSAAVARQPLPRARTRGVARVSFKIAGNGGLASVGLAKSSGNQDLDRAALNLIRRAAPFPPPPPGAQKQFVISIKSR, from the coding sequence ATGATATTTCAGTCCCGCATTCCGACCTCTGGATCAGTTGCCCTGCTTGCTTTGGGCGTATCGTTGGGCGCACATTTTACCGGTGTGCTATATGGCAAGGCCCCGGAGCGGGTTGAGATCGCCGGGGGGGCCGGCGCATTGGCGCTGCAAGGGTCCTCCTTTCAGGATTTTGCAGCAGGGGTCAGCACCCCGGTTTCCGCTGAACCTGTCAAAACACCCCAACCGCCGACAACGCAGCCCGTACAACCGCCAATCGCCCCGGAACCGACGATCACGGCCACGATGCCACCCGCCGCCGTTACCGCACCAGTGGCAAGTACAGTTGCTGTGACGGGACCGCTCGCCACGACAGCCCCATCCGTTGCGCAGGCCGAACCAAATGTTGCATCTGCGCCCGTCACGCCACAAGGCGCATTGCTTTCCGAACCCGTCACTGCCGAAGCATTCACGTCACCCGTTGCAAAGGAAACCGACAGTCCGACCCTGTCCATGCGGCCCAAAACCCGCCCGCCCGAAATCATGGAACGCGCCAAAGCAGAGCAGACTGCCCGCGCGCAAGCCACACCGCAACCACGCGGAAACGCACAGGCAGATACCCGACGCGGCGCTGCGACGGGGGTGCGAACCGGCACGTCCACCACCCAAGGCAGCGCAATCGCACAAACCGCAGGCAATGCGGATGTGTCAAACTACCCCGGCCGTGTATCTGCCGCAGTTGCCCGACAGCCCCTGCCGCGCGCACGCACGCGCGGGGTGGCGCGGGTGTCTTTCAAGATTGCGGGCAATGGCGGGCTTGCATCAGTCGGTCTGGCCAAATCCTCCGGTAATCAGGATCTAGACCGGGCCGCCCTCAACCTTATCCGCCGCGCGGCACCCTTTCCCCCACCCCCACCGGGTGCGCAAAAACAATTCGTCATTAGTATCAAGTCAAGATGA
- a CDS encoding LytTR family DNA-binding domain-containing protein, whose translation MSLALRQLQVTLTRPVFWIVICAVVVLTAMAGPYYTLERLSFPERLVYWGTALPLSALTMTFLSILTYRLTDNMSLNWVFVAVLAGLAGVLPVVGSVYLSEGMATGFAAGWLDGVGFLHLTMYIVPSVVGVTLVINALFEFGVLGQQSAVSEPALPKPTLLQSKLPHHLGTAIVTLQAQDHYVEVTTLKGRATVLMRLGDAIRDLEPLGGLQVHRSWWVNPAYVRRIETGKSGQELVMQTGINVPVGRSFRKAVKDVL comes from the coding sequence ATGTCGTTGGCGCTTCGCCAACTGCAGGTGACGCTCACCCGTCCCGTTTTCTGGATTGTCATATGCGCCGTCGTGGTTTTGACGGCGATGGCGGGCCCTTACTATACATTGGAGCGGTTGAGCTTTCCCGAACGTCTTGTCTATTGGGGCACGGCTTTGCCGTTGTCTGCGCTGACCATGACGTTTCTGTCGATCCTGACCTACAGGCTGACAGACAACATGTCCCTGAACTGGGTGTTTGTCGCCGTTCTTGCGGGTCTGGCTGGCGTCCTGCCGGTGGTGGGCAGCGTGTATCTGAGCGAGGGGATGGCGACGGGTTTTGCGGCTGGCTGGCTTGATGGTGTCGGGTTCCTGCACCTGACGATGTACATCGTCCCTTCTGTCGTCGGGGTCACGCTGGTCATCAATGCGCTCTTCGAGTTCGGAGTGCTTGGGCAGCAGTCTGCCGTGTCTGAACCCGCCTTGCCAAAACCAACCCTGTTGCAAAGCAAGTTGCCGCATCATCTGGGCACGGCGATCGTCACGCTTCAGGCACAGGATCACTACGTGGAAGTGACGACGTTGAAAGGTCGCGCGACGGTCCTGATGCGCCTTGGTGATGCCATCCGCGATCTGGAACCGCTCGGCGGGCTTCAGGTGCACCGGTCCTGGTGGGTAAATCCTGCCTACGTCCGTCGCATTGAAACCGGCAAAAGCGGACAGGAACTGGTGATGCAAACCGGCATAAATGTACCCGTCGGCCGCAGCTTCCGAAAGGCGGTGAAAGACGTTCTGTGA
- a CDS encoding ABC transporter ATP-binding protein, with the protein MASKNRDLALCATGLAKRFGAVQAVSDISLQVEAGSALGLLGPNGAGKSTTLSMLMGLMTPDQGSAQIFGHPAGSAAARKLTGATPQATDFPDQLTPRELLDYTAACYGRQPRSDEVSAQFGLNTLIDRRVAGFSGGELRRVALALAFVGAPGLVFLDEPTTGLDAEARAAFRTVAKAYVATGGALVLTSHHWDEIEAICDSITLIDRGESVLNARINDMRARANTKRLSFSLPEGTVAPQWMQAVRDGHRWHMDARDCDVVLRRMVHEELPFHDLSLEPLTLQGLIDRTRHKETST; encoded by the coding sequence ATGGCTTCAAAAAACAGGGACCTGGCTCTTTGCGCGACTGGCTTGGCGAAACGGTTTGGCGCGGTTCAGGCTGTCTCGGACATCAGCTTGCAGGTGGAGGCAGGATCCGCCCTCGGACTGCTGGGCCCCAACGGTGCAGGCAAATCGACAACCTTGTCCATGCTGATGGGACTGATGACGCCAGACCAGGGAAGTGCACAGATCTTTGGCCATCCCGCCGGCAGTGCGGCGGCGCGAAAATTGACCGGTGCGACCCCGCAAGCGACGGATTTTCCAGACCAGCTCACACCGCGCGAACTGTTGGACTACACCGCCGCATGCTACGGGCGGCAGCCCCGGTCGGACGAGGTGAGCGCGCAATTCGGCCTGAACACCCTGATCGACCGCCGGGTTGCCGGGTTTTCAGGCGGGGAGTTGCGCCGCGTTGCGCTCGCTCTGGCCTTTGTTGGTGCGCCCGGGCTTGTGTTTCTGGACGAACCCACAACCGGCCTTGATGCAGAGGCGCGCGCCGCGTTTCGCACAGTTGCAAAGGCTTATGTCGCAACGGGCGGTGCCTTGGTGCTGACGTCACACCACTGGGACGAGATCGAAGCCATTTGTGACAGCATCACGCTGATCGACAGAGGCGAAAGCGTTCTGAACGCGCGCATTAATGATATGCGCGCGCGCGCCAATACCAAACGGCTGAGCTTCAGCCTGCCGGAGGGCACCGTTGCGCCGCAGTGGATGCAAGCGGTTCGCGATGGGCATCGCTGGCACATGGACGCAAGGGATTGCGACGTCGTCCTGCGCCGGATGGTGCATGAAGAGCTGCCTTTTCACGACCTGTCGCTGGAACCCTTGACCCTGCAGGGTCTTATCGACCGGACACGCCACAAAGAG